The window GTGTACGACCTCGCCGAGGAGCCGGACGGGCTCGCGCTGGTGATGGAGTACCTCGAGGGCCGTCCGCTGGCCGAGCTGGTCGACGGCCAGGGCCCGCTCGACGACGTCGCGGCCGGCCGCCTGTGGGCCACCATGGCCGGCGCTTTGGCGGCGGCTCACGACAAGGGCGTCCTGCACCGCGACATCAAGCCGTCGAACGTCATCCTCGACCCGAGCGGCCTGGCCCACCTGATCGACTTCGGCATCGCTCGCAGCCAGGGCGACTCGAAGATGACGGCGACCGGCATGATGATCGGCACGCCCGACTTCGTGGCCCCGGAGCAGGCGATGGGCGCGACGGCCTCCCCGGCGTCGGACGCGTGGCAGCTGGCGGCGACGATCAGCTACGCGCTGTCGGGCCAGCCCCCGCGCGGAACCCGCGAGACCCCGATGGCGGCGCTGATGGCGGCGGCGCGGGCCGAACCGGTGTCCCGGCTGCCGCAGCGAAGTGCGCACGCTCGCCTGCTGGCGGCTTCGCTGGACCCGGAGCCCCGGCGCCGTCCGACGTTGAACGCCGTACGGCGTGAGGTCGAGGGCTGGTTGTCGCGGGCGGGAAAGTCGGCCGACGGCCCGGTGACGCGGGTGGTGCCGCGCCAGCCGGGGGGCCAGCTGCCCCGCCGCTAGCTGGGCTTCACGGCCGAGAAGATCAGCAGCTCCTTCGCCCGCAAGTCCACGCTGACCTGCTCGAACCCGGCCTTCTCGAGCCGTCCGGGGAACGTCGTCGCGTCGATGACGTTCATCGTGTCGCCGAGGTGCAGGAGCCGGAAGCGGAAGTTGAGCTGGCCGTCGCTGCCGCAGTACGTGCCGCCCGGGCGCAGGACCCGCGGCCTCGGCGAAGATCGCGTCCTGCAGTTCCCGGGTCGGCACGTGGTGCAGCATCGTGAAGCAGACGACGGCCGAGAACCGGCGGTCTTCGAAGGGCATCTCCGCGCCGCTGCCCTCGACGACCTCGGCGCGGTCGCCGTACTTCGCGCGCAGCAGCTCGGTCGACGCGTGGTCGATCTCCAGCACCGTCAGCTTCGGGACGGCGTCGAGCAGCACCTTCGTGGTGGCGCCGAACCCGGGCCCGATCTCGAGCACGTCGTCGCCCAGGTCGCGGTCCTTCAGCCACGGCGTAAGGCGTTCCTCGACGGTCGCCGCCCACTTCTCGGAGCTGCAGATCTTGCGGTGGATCAGGTTCATCGGCATGCGTCCGACGCTAGGACGCCCCGCAGGTGACCGGTAGCCGATAGCCTGACAAACGATGTCGCGAAACAGCCAGGCCATGCTCCTCGGCGAGGTCGACCTGCCCGCCGGCACCTGGTTCCCGTGGCACGAGCACCCGGTGCACCAGCTGGTCTGGTCGGCCCGCGGAGTCGTCGCGGTGAAGTCCGGCGACGCGGGCTGGGTCCTCCCGCCGACGCGGCCGCTGTGGATCCCGGCGGGCGTCCAGCACCGCACGGGCGCGCTCGGCCGGGCGGCGCTGCGCGGCATCTACGCCGACCCCGCGTTGTCGCCGGTGTCGTGGCCGTCGCCGCGGCTGGTCGTGGTCCGGCCGCTGCTGCGCGAGCTCCTGGAGTACCTGACCGGCGACAGCGTCGCCCCGGCGGCGCGGCTGCGCGCCGAGGCCGTGGCGTTCGACCTGCTCGAGCCGCTGGACGTGGTCCCGATCGTGGTGCCGTCCCCGGCCGACCCGCGAGCGCGGGACGTCGAGCGGGCCGTCCTGGCGAACCCGGCGGACCCGCGGAGCCTGGCGGAGTTCGGGCGGGACGTCGGAGCGGCGGAACGGACGCTGGCGCGCATCTTCGTCCGCGAGTGCCGGATGCCGTTCGGAACGTGGCGCACGCAGGTGCGGCTGCGGGCGTCGCTGCCGCTGCTGGCCCAGGGAGCGTCGATGGAGACCGTGGCGCACCGGGTGGGGTACAGCTCGGCGAGCGCGTTCGTGGCGGCCTTCCGGCGGGCCGTCGGGGTCACACCGGGGGCCTACTTCGCCGGCTGAGCTACCGCCAGGACGGCAGCCAGCGTTCGGCGTCCCACTGGCCCGTGGTGATCGCGACGCCGTTCAGGATCGGCCACAGCCAGGCGAAGTTCGCCACCACCAGGCCCACGTACAGCGACACCACGAGCAGACCGGTCCCGCGTCTCTCGAACCCTCGCCGGGCGCTGCCCAGGATCTGGCCCAGGCACAACGTCAACCCGAGCACCAGGAACGCCGCCAACGGCGTCGCGTAGAAGAAGTACATCTGGCGGTCGATGTTGGTGAACCAGAAGACGTACCCGCCGAGGTAGCCGACCAGCACCGCCGCGTAGCGCCAGTCCGCGCGGAACACCGAGCGCCACACCGACCAGCCCAGCATCGGGATCGCCAGCCACCACATCGCCGGCGTGCCGATCAGCATCGTCGCGCTGACGCAGCGGGACTCGCCGCAGCCGGTGACGTCGCCGTCGTAGCTGTAGAGCATCGGGCGCAGCCCCATCGGCCACGTCCACGGCTTCGACTCCCACGGGTGCGGGTTGTCCTTGGGCGTCACCAGCGTTTCGTGGAAGTGCAGGACGTTGCCGGTGTAGTCGGCGAGCGAGCGCAGCGACGCCGGCACCCACGACCAGATGCCCGGCGCGATGTCCTTGATCTCGGTGTAGTGCCGGTCGGTCGCGGTCTCGCTCGCGAACCAGGCCCAGTACGCGCTCAGGTACATCAGGAACGGGATGACCAGGATCGCCCACAGCGCCGGCAGCACGTCCCGGCGGAGGGTGCCCAGCCAGGGGCGCTCGACGCCCGCCGCGCGGCGCGCCGCGACGTCGAAGAACACGCACAGCAGCCCGAACGCGACGATGTAGTACAGCGCCGACCACTTGACGCCGAAGGTCAGCCCGATCATCAGCCCGGTCGCGAACCGCCACCAGCGGAAGCCCAGCTTGGGACCCCACACGGACTCGTTGACCCAGCCCTCGCGCACGGCCGTCGCGAGCCGGGAGCGCACCTGATCGCGGTCGACGAGCAGGCAGGCGAACGCGGCGAGCACGAACAGCGCGATGAAGATGTCGAGCATGCCCATCCGCGACTGCAGGTGCAGCACGCCGTCGCTGATCACGAGGATGCCCGCGATGCCGCCGAGCAGCGTCGAGCGGGTCAGCCGGCGGGCGACGCGGACGGTCAGCAGCACCATCAGCGTGCCGGCCAGCGCGGGCACGATCCGCCAGCCCCAGCCGTTGTAGCCGAACAGCCATTCGCCGATCGCGATCAGCTGCTTCGCCAGCGGCGGGTGGACGACCAGCTCGTAGCCGTAGTTGTCCTCGTAACCGCCGTTGCGCAGCATCTCCCACGCCTGCGGCACGTAGTGCTTCTCGTCGAAGACCGGGCTGCCCTTGTCCGTCGGCACGCCGAGGTTCTGCAGCCGGACGATGCCGCCGATCACGGTCAGCACGAGGGTGACGACCCAGCCGCGCAGCCGGTCGGCCGGCATGCCGCGGCCGAGCAGGGTCACTTCGCGGTCGGTCGGCGGCCGGAGCGCCTCGACCGGGTCCGGCCGGACGCTTTCGTCGTCGGGACGGGTCAGCACGGCGGTCACGGGGGCGATCCTACGGGCGGGGCAGGGCGTCCGTCGTCCGGATCCGCTGATCAGCCTAGGCTGGGCGGGTGAGTGCCCCCCTGGTTCCCGGTCGTCTCGTGCTGGCCGCGACCCCGCTCGGCGACGTCCGCGACGCGTCGCCCCGGCTGGCCGAAGCGCTGGCGGAAGCCGACGTCATCGCGGCCGAGGACACCCGAAGGCTGCGGTCCTTGACGACCGCGCTGGGCGTCACGCCGCGCGGCCGGGTGGTGAGCTTCTACGAAGACGTCGAGACGGCGCGCCTGCCCAAGTTGCTCGAATCGTTACGCGCGGGGGAGACGGTGGTCCTCGTGACGGACGCCGGTATGCCCAGTGTGTCCGATCCGGGCTTCCGCCTCGTGGCGGCGTGCGTCGCCGAAGCGCTTCCGGTGACGTGCCTTCCGGGGCCGTCGGCGGTGACGACGGCGCTCGCTTTGTCCGGTTTGCCGTGTGACCGCTTCTGCTTCGAGGGCTTCGCGCCGCGCAAGCCGGGCGAACGGGCTCGCTGGCTCACGTCGTTGCGTGACGAGCCTCGGACGGCGGTGTTCTTCGAGTCCCCGCACCGATTGGCGTCCCTGCTGGCGGACGCGGCTTCGGTACTGGGCGACTCGCGTCAGGCCGCGGTGTGCCGCGAGCTGACGAAGACGTACGAAGAGGTGAAGCGGGGAACGCTTTCCTTCTTGGCGGAGTGGGCCTCCGACGGCGTGCGCGGAGAGATCACGGTGGTGCTTTCCGGGGCGGAGCCACGAGAAGTGGCGGTGGCGGACCTGGTGGGCGAAGTCCAGTCCCGAGTGGACGCGGGCGAGCGCCTGAAGTCCGCGGCGGCGGAGGTCGCCGAAGCGGCGGGAGTGTCCAAAAAGGAGCTTTACGACGCCGTTCTCGCCGCGCGCACAGCGAAGTAGCGCGGACCAGGGACGCCCCCGCGGCGGCGCGTAACGGTGAGATCGAAGAGTGGACGTCGAACGACGACATCGGCGCCGTGTTCGCGGGTGAGATGCTCGCGGCCACCGAGTATCAGTGGCACGTTGCTCGCCGCAGTGGTCCCGGACCGGGCGGGCGGCGTCGACGCGCTG of the Amycolatopsis sp. NBC_01488 genome contains:
- a CDS encoding AraC family transcriptional regulator, producing MLLGEVDLPAGTWFPWHEHPVHQLVWSARGVVAVKSGDAGWVLPPTRPLWIPAGVQHRTGALGRAALRGIYADPALSPVSWPSPRLVVVRPLLRELLEYLTGDSVAPAARLRAEAVAFDLLEPLDVVPIVVPSPADPRARDVERAVLANPADPRSLAEFGRDVGAAERTLARIFVRECRMPFGTWRTQVRLRASLPLLAQGASMETVAHRVGYSSASAFVAAFRRAVGVTPGAYFAG
- the rsmI gene encoding 16S rRNA (cytidine(1402)-2'-O)-methyltransferase, with product MVPGRLVLAATPLGDVRDASPRLAEALAEADVIAAEDTRRLRSLTTALGVTPRGRVVSFYEDVETARLPKLLESLRAGETVVLVTDAGMPSVSDPGFRLVAACVAEALPVTCLPGPSAVTTALALSGLPCDRFCFEGFAPRKPGERARWLTSLRDEPRTAVFFESPHRLASLLADAASVLGDSRQAAVCRELTKTYEEVKRGTLSFLAEWASDGVRGEITVVLSGAEPREVAVADLVGEVQSRVDAGERLKSAAAEVAEAAGVSKKELYDAVLAARTAK
- a CDS encoding dolichyl-phosphate-mannose--protein mannosyltransferase; the protein is MTAVLTRPDDESVRPDPVEALRPPTDREVTLLGRGMPADRLRGWVVTLVLTVIGGIVRLQNLGVPTDKGSPVFDEKHYVPQAWEMLRNGGYEDNYGYELVVHPPLAKQLIAIGEWLFGYNGWGWRIVPALAGTLMVLLTVRVARRLTRSTLLGGIAGILVISDGVLHLQSRMGMLDIFIALFVLAAFACLLVDRDQVRSRLATAVREGWVNESVWGPKLGFRWWRFATGLMIGLTFGVKWSALYYIVAFGLLCVFFDVAARRAAGVERPWLGTLRRDVLPALWAILVIPFLMYLSAYWAWFASETATDRHYTEIKDIAPGIWSWVPASLRSLADYTGNVLHFHETLVTPKDNPHPWESKPWTWPMGLRPMLYSYDGDVTGCGESRCVSATMLIGTPAMWWLAIPMLGWSVWRSVFRADWRYAAVLVGYLGGYVFWFTNIDRQMYFFYATPLAAFLVLGLTLCLGQILGSARRGFERRGTGLLVVSLYVGLVVANFAWLWPILNGVAITTGQWDAERWLPSWR